In Halosegnis marinus, one genomic interval encodes:
- the alaS gene encoding alanine--tRNA ligase, translated as MSDLTAEYELDYFHENGFTRSECVSCGAHFWSRDEGRETCGEPPCETYDFIGDPGFDEQYTLEEMREAFLAFFEEHGHERIEPYPVAANRWRDDVLLTQASIYDFQPLVTSGKTPPPANPLTISQPCIRMQDIDNVGKTGRHTMAFEMMAHHAFNAKEEVGDRYAYSGEVYWKSETVAYCDQLFESLGADLSELVYIEDPWVGGGNAGPAIEVIYKGAELATLVFMKYEQDPEGEYELKDGNTYSEMDTYIVDTGYGLERWTWMSQGTPTVYEAVYPEAIDFLKENAGIELDADEADLVNRAATLAGAMDIDEAEDMETARGDIAAELGVERAELEALMEPLETIYAVADHCRTMAYMFGDGIVPSNVGTGYLARMVLRRTKRLVDTVGVDAPLDELVDMQAERLGYENRDTIRDIVRTEVEKYRETLERGGRQVERLAEEYAGTGEPIPLSEVIELYDSHGIQPDMVEEIAAEAGAEVEIPDDFYSLVAARHGGEEAFDDEEADDAAERIADLPDTDKLFYEDGDRTQFEAVVLDVIEREDGYDVVLDQTMFYPEGGGQPADTGTLSTEDATVEVTDVQERDGVVLHRTDEKPGKGEFVRGQIDATRRRRLMAHHTATHVVGHAAREVLGEHVRQAGAQKGVESSRLDVAHYDRVTREQVKRIERVANDIVRDNVSVKNEWVHRNDAQAKHGFDLFQGGIPPGEEIRLVHVAEDVQACAGTHVNRTGDIGLIKVLATERVQDGVERIQFAAGDAAVEATQHTEDALYDAAATLDVDPMELPATAERFFTEWKERGKRIDELKEQLAEARAAGADDGEEVDLGDATAVVRRLDGDMDELRKTANALVAEGSVAVLGSGLDGATFVVAVPDGVDLNAGEVVGELAREVGGGGGGPPDFAQGGGPDASKLDDALAKTPDLLREKVDA; from the coding sequence ATGAGCGATCTCACCGCCGAATACGAACTCGACTACTTCCACGAGAACGGGTTCACGCGGTCGGAGTGCGTCTCCTGCGGCGCCCACTTCTGGAGCCGCGACGAGGGGCGCGAGACGTGCGGCGAGCCCCCCTGCGAGACGTACGACTTCATCGGCGACCCCGGCTTCGACGAGCAGTACACCCTGGAGGAGATGCGCGAGGCCTTCCTCGCCTTCTTCGAGGAACACGGCCACGAGCGCATCGAGCCGTACCCGGTGGCCGCGAACCGCTGGCGCGACGACGTCCTCCTGACGCAGGCGTCCATCTACGACTTCCAGCCGCTCGTCACCTCCGGGAAGACGCCGCCGCCGGCGAACCCGCTCACCATCTCCCAGCCCTGCATCCGGATGCAGGACATCGACAACGTCGGGAAGACGGGCCGGCACACGATGGCCTTCGAGATGATGGCCCACCACGCGTTCAACGCGAAGGAGGAGGTCGGCGACCGGTACGCCTACTCCGGCGAGGTGTACTGGAAGTCCGAGACGGTCGCGTACTGCGACCAGCTGTTCGAGTCGCTCGGCGCGGACCTCTCCGAACTCGTTTACATCGAGGACCCGTGGGTGGGCGGCGGCAACGCCGGCCCGGCCATCGAGGTCATCTACAAGGGCGCGGAGCTGGCGACGCTCGTCTTCATGAAGTACGAGCAGGACCCCGAGGGCGAGTACGAGCTGAAGGACGGCAACACGTACTCCGAGATGGACACCTACATCGTGGACACGGGGTACGGGCTGGAGCGGTGGACGTGGATGAGCCAGGGGACCCCGACGGTGTACGAGGCGGTCTACCCCGAGGCCATCGACTTCCTGAAGGAGAACGCGGGCATCGAACTCGACGCCGACGAGGCCGACCTCGTGAACCGCGCCGCGACGCTCGCGGGCGCGATGGACATCGACGAGGCCGAGGACATGGAGACGGCCCGCGGCGACATCGCGGCCGAACTCGGCGTCGAACGCGCCGAGCTGGAGGCGCTGATGGAGCCGCTCGAAACCATCTACGCCGTCGCGGACCACTGCCGGACGATGGCGTACATGTTCGGCGACGGCATCGTCCCGTCGAACGTCGGAACGGGCTACCTCGCGCGGATGGTGCTCCGCCGGACGAAGCGGCTGGTCGACACCGTCGGCGTGGACGCGCCGCTCGACGAACTCGTGGACATGCAGGCCGAGCGGCTCGGCTACGAGAACCGCGACACGATACGCGACATCGTCCGCACCGAGGTCGAGAAGTACCGCGAGACGCTCGAACGCGGCGGCCGACAGGTCGAGCGGCTGGCCGAGGAGTACGCGGGCACGGGCGAGCCGATTCCGCTCTCGGAGGTCATCGAGCTGTACGACTCCCACGGCATCCAGCCGGACATGGTCGAGGAGATAGCGGCCGAGGCCGGCGCCGAGGTGGAGATACCCGACGACTTCTACTCGCTGGTCGCGGCGCGCCACGGCGGCGAGGAGGCGTTCGACGACGAGGAGGCGGACGACGCGGCCGAGCGCATCGCCGACCTCCCGGACACGGACAAGCTGTTCTACGAGGACGGCGACCGGACGCAGTTCGAGGCCGTCGTCCTCGACGTCATCGAGCGCGAGGACGGCTACGACGTCGTCCTCGACCAGACGATGTTCTACCCCGAGGGCGGCGGCCAGCCCGCGGACACCGGGACGCTCTCGACGGAAGACGCGACGGTCGAGGTGACCGACGTGCAGGAGCGCGACGGCGTCGTCCTCCACCGCACGGACGAGAAGCCCGGCAAGGGCGAGTTCGTGCGCGGACAGATAGACGCGACGCGGCGCCGGCGGCTGATGGCCCACCACACCGCGACGCACGTCGTCGGCCACGCGGCCCGCGAGGTGCTTGGCGAGCACGTCCGGCAGGCCGGCGCCCAGAAGGGCGTCGAGTCCTCGCGGCTCGACGTGGCCCACTACGACCGGGTCACCCGCGAGCAGGTGAAGCGCATCGAGCGGGTCGCCAACGACATCGTCCGCGACAACGTCTCGGTCAAGAACGAGTGGGTCCACCGCAACGACGCGCAGGCGAAGCACGGCTTCGACCTGTTCCAGGGCGGGATTCCGCCGGGCGAGGAGATACGCCTCGTCCACGTCGCGGAGGACGTGCAGGCCTGCGCCGGCACCCACGTGAACCGCACCGGCGACATCGGCCTCATCAAGGTGCTCGCCACCGAGCGCGTCCAGGACGGCGTCGAGCGCATCCAGTTCGCCGCGGGCGACGCCGCGGTGGAGGCGACCCAGCACACGGAGGACGCGCTGTACGACGCCGCCGCGACGCTCGACGTGGACCCGATGGAGCTGCCCGCGACGGCCGAGCGGTTCTTCACCGAGTGGAAGGAGCGGGGCAAGCGCATCGACGAGCTGAAAGAGCAGCTGGCGGAGGCGCGCGCCGCCGGGGCCGACGACGGCGAGGAGGTCGACCTCGGCGACGCGACGGCCGTCGTCCGCCGGCTCGACGGCGACATGGACGAACTCCGCAAGACCGCGAACGCGCTGGTCGCGGAGGGCTCCGTCGCGGTGCTCGGCTCGGGGCTGGACGGCGCCACGTTCGTCGTCGCGGTTCCCGACGGCGTGGACCTCAACGCCGGCGAGGTGGTCGGCGAACTCGCCCGCGAGGTGGGCGGGGGCGGCGGCGGCCCGCCGGACTTCGCGCAGGGCGGCGGCCCCGACGCCTCGAAGCTCGACGACGCGCTGGCGAAGACGCCCGACCTGCTGCGCGAGAAGGTCGACGCCTAG
- a CDS encoding replication factor C small subunit has protein sequence MSEAAEEAAESARGREVWIEKYRPQSLGDVKGHEHITERLASYIERNDLPHLLFAGPAGVGKTTSAVAIAKELYGDDWRENFLELNASDQRGIDVVRDRIKNFARSSFGGHDYRVIFLDEADALTSDAQSALRRTMEQFSNNTRFVLSCNYSSQIIDPIQSRCAVFRFSPLADEAVAAQVREIAAAEGIEITDDGVEALVYAADGDMRKAINGLQAAAVMDDTVDEEAVFAITATARPEEIREMVELALDGDFAQSRARLDTLLTDVGIAGGDIVDQLHRSVWEFDLTDREAVRLMDRIGEADYRITAGANEQVQLEALLASLSLDDE, from the coding sequence ATGAGCGAGGCCGCAGAGGAGGCCGCCGAGAGCGCCCGGGGCCGCGAGGTCTGGATCGAGAAGTACCGGCCCCAGTCGCTCGGCGACGTGAAGGGCCACGAGCACATCACGGAGCGGCTGGCGAGCTACATCGAGCGCAACGACCTGCCGCACCTGCTGTTCGCGGGGCCGGCCGGCGTCGGCAAGACCACCTCCGCGGTCGCCATCGCGAAGGAACTGTACGGCGACGACTGGCGCGAGAACTTCCTCGAACTCAACGCCTCCGACCAGCGCGGCATCGACGTGGTGCGCGACCGCATCAAGAACTTCGCGCGCTCGTCGTTCGGCGGCCACGACTACCGGGTCATCTTCCTCGACGAGGCGGACGCGCTCACCTCGGACGCCCAGTCCGCGCTCCGCCGGACGATGGAGCAGTTCTCCAACAACACCCGCTTCGTCCTCTCGTGTAACTACTCCTCGCAGATCATCGACCCCATCCAGTCGCGGTGTGCCGTCTTCCGCTTCTCGCCGCTGGCCGACGAGGCCGTCGCCGCGCAGGTGCGCGAGATAGCCGCCGCCGAGGGCATCGAGATAACGGACGACGGCGTCGAGGCGCTCGTCTACGCCGCCGACGGCGACATGCGCAAGGCCATCAACGGCCTGCAGGCCGCGGCCGTCATGGACGACACGGTGGACGAGGAGGCCGTCTTCGCCATCACCGCGACGGCCCGCCCCGAGGAGATACGGGAGATGGTTGAGCTGGCGCTGGACGGCGACTTCGCGCAGTCGCGGGCGCGGCTCGACACCCTGCTCACGGACGTGGGCATCGCGGGCGGCGACATCGTCGACCAGCTCCACCGCTCGGTGTGGGAGTTCGACCTCACGGACCGCGAGGCCGTCCGGCTGATGGACAGGATAGGGGAAGCCGACTACCGCATCACCGCGGGCGCGAACGAGCAGGTGCAACTGGAGGCGCTGCTGGCGTCGCTGTCGCTGGACGACGAGTAG
- a CDS encoding acyl-CoA dehydrogenase family protein, with product MLDYVDLEADLDAEERLIRDTAREFVDEKVRPDIGDHWIEGTFPTDLIEEMGELGFYAPNLEGYDLPGVSEKAYGILMQELEACDSGLRSMASVQGALVMYPIHAYGSEAQKDTWLEAMGRGEKIGCFGLTEPSHGSNPSGMETHAEAADDGGYVLNGTKTWITNSPLADVAVVWARDRSDPDEPVRGFLVETDRDGVSTPKLTEKLSLRASVTGQIELTNVYVPEENVLPGVSGMKGPLSCLTQARFGIAWGAVGAARDCFETAREYATDREQFGKPIGSFQLQQEKLAEMATQITTAQLLVYRLTELKERGDLRPQQVSMAKRNNVRMARDQSRIAREMLGGNGITSDYSPMRHMANLETVYTYEGTHDIHSLILGHDLTGIQAFE from the coding sequence ATGCTGGACTACGTGGACCTCGAAGCCGACCTCGACGCGGAGGAGCGACTCATCCGCGACACCGCCCGCGAGTTCGTCGACGAGAAGGTCCGCCCCGACATCGGCGACCACTGGATAGAGGGCACCTTCCCGACCGACCTCATCGAGGAGATGGGCGAACTGGGCTTCTACGCCCCGAACCTGGAGGGCTACGACCTGCCGGGCGTCAGCGAGAAGGCGTACGGCATCCTGATGCAGGAACTGGAGGCGTGCGACTCGGGGCTGCGCTCGATGGCCTCCGTGCAGGGCGCGCTGGTGATGTACCCCATCCACGCGTACGGGAGCGAGGCGCAGAAGGACACCTGGCTGGAGGCGATGGGCCGCGGCGAGAAGATCGGCTGTTTCGGCCTGACGGAGCCGAGCCACGGCTCGAACCCCTCGGGGATGGAGACGCACGCCGAGGCGGCCGACGACGGCGGCTACGTCCTCAACGGGACGAAGACGTGGATAACGAACTCCCCGCTGGCGGACGTGGCCGTCGTCTGGGCGCGCGACCGCTCGGACCCCGACGAGCCGGTGCGCGGCTTCCTCGTCGAGACGGACCGCGACGGCGTCTCGACGCCGAAGCTCACGGAGAAGCTCTCGCTTCGCGCCTCGGTCACGGGCCAGATAGAGCTGACGAACGTGTACGTCCCCGAGGAGAACGTCCTGCCGGGCGTCTCCGGCATGAAGGGGCCGCTGTCGTGTCTCACGCAGGCGCGGTTCGGCATCGCGTGGGGCGCGGTCGGCGCCGCGCGCGACTGCTTCGAGACGGCCCGCGAGTACGCCACCGACCGCGAGCAGTTCGGCAAGCCCATCGGCTCGTTCCAGCTCCAGCAGGAGAAGCTCGCCGAGATGGCGACGCAGATAACCACGGCGCAACTGCTCGTCTACCGGCTCACGGAGCTGAAGGAGCGGGGCGACCTCCGCCCCCAGCAGGTGTCGATGGCGAAGCGCAACAACGTCCGCATGGCGCGCGACCAGTCCCGTATCGCCCGCGAGATGCTCGGCGGCAACGGCATCACGTCGGACTACTCGCCGATGCGCCACATGGCGAACCTCGAAACCGTCTACACCTACGAGGGGACCCACGACATCCACTCGCTCATCCTCGGCCACGACCTGACCGGGATTCAGGCGTTCGAGTAG
- a CDS encoding DUF2391 family protein yields the protein MAGPRRRFMLADIAQQLVGGFLLAGPFVVTEEVWVLASAMNPIQAGVAALIVVLIGYGALYKADDRDPDRETEVGGIPLRFVSLMVVSFGSVLLLALVFDAPDTFFTNLGVPREEWAFGTAKAVAIGAIFSVVGAATADSVF from the coding sequence ATGGCAGGTCCGCGCCGACGGTTCATGCTCGCCGACATCGCCCAGCAGCTGGTCGGCGGTTTCCTCCTCGCCGGGCCGTTCGTCGTGACGGAGGAGGTGTGGGTGCTGGCGAGCGCGATGAACCCCATACAGGCGGGCGTGGCGGCGCTCATCGTCGTCCTCATCGGCTACGGCGCGCTGTACAAGGCCGACGACCGCGACCCCGACCGGGAGACGGAGGTCGGCGGGATTCCGCTCCGGTTCGTCTCGCTGATGGTCGTCTCGTTCGGGTCCGTCCTCCTGCTGGCGCTCGTGTTCGACGCCCCGGACACCTTCTTCACGAACCTCGGGGTCCCGCGCGAGGAGTGGGCGTTCGGCACCGCGAAGGCCGTCGCTATCGGAGCCATCTTCTCCGTCGTGGGCGCGGCGACCGCGGACTCGGTGTTCTGA
- a CDS encoding type 1 glutamine amidotransferase: MTRPRLALLNAAHAAGDTSRNFRRELDADLVEFRLVHGDRPDGYDYDGFVVTGSASSAYDDDEWIRAAKTWCGEAIERGLPGLGICFGHQLLADVLGGTVEAMGEYEIGYREVEKVNDDPLLSGLGDRFLVFTTHGDAVTELPPGATRTLENEYGIHGFRKGNVATVQAHPEYDTETAETVTRGKDLPEERIESVVDGITPENYSRACETKRLFENFLGEVRERRAATADD; this comes from the coding sequence ATGACACGCCCGCGCCTCGCGCTCCTGAACGCGGCCCACGCCGCAGGCGACACGAGCCGTAACTTCCGGCGGGAACTGGACGCCGACCTCGTCGAGTTCCGACTGGTCCACGGCGACCGGCCGGACGGCTACGACTACGACGGGTTCGTCGTCACCGGCTCCGCGTCCTCGGCGTACGACGACGACGAGTGGATACGGGCGGCGAAGACCTGGTGCGGCGAGGCCATCGAGCGCGGCCTTCCGGGGCTCGGAATCTGCTTCGGTCACCAGCTGCTCGCGGACGTGCTGGGCGGGACCGTCGAGGCGATGGGCGAGTACGAGATCGGCTACCGCGAGGTCGAGAAGGTGAACGACGACCCCCTGCTCTCGGGCCTCGGCGACCGCTTCCTCGTCTTCACGACCCACGGCGACGCCGTGACGGAACTGCCGCCGGGCGCGACCCGTACCCTCGAAAACGAGTACGGCATCCACGGCTTCCGGAAGGGGAACGTCGCCACCGTGCAGGCCCACCCCGAGTACGACACGGAGACGGCCGAAACGGTGACGCGCGGGAAGGACCTCCCCGAGGAGCGCATCGAGTCGGTCGTGGACGGAATCACCCCCGAGAACTACAGCCGCGCCTGCGAGACGAAGCGGCTGTTCGAGAACTTCCTCGGCGAGGTCCGGGAGCGGCGGGCGGCGACCGCGGACGACTGA
- a CDS encoding alpha/beta fold hydrolase — MPRATNDGVGLYYERVGDGETVVFLPEAGLGAWSWGWQHDAVAGPYESLVVDPRGTGRSDPGGDYAVATLADDLEAVLRDAGVRSAHLVGHGLGGAVALAYAGAHNRARSLALVTTPASGEVVDTDALGQLFGESWPEVAFSNAYVGVAPRDEIAGWRELDDAGPEARERLFAAYRDFDPGALYEYTTPALVLGAMESPVVPEAACETLATGLPRAEYEQVEGRHLAHLEHSRAVNDRLLAFLDGA; from the coding sequence ATGCCGCGGGCCACGAACGACGGTGTCGGCCTCTACTACGAGCGCGTCGGCGACGGCGAGACGGTCGTCTTCCTCCCGGAGGCCGGCCTCGGCGCGTGGTCGTGGGGCTGGCAACACGACGCCGTCGCCGGCCCGTACGAGTCGCTCGTCGTGGACCCCCGAGGGACGGGCCGCTCGGACCCCGGCGGCGACTACGCCGTCGCGACGCTGGCCGACGACCTCGAAGCCGTGTTGCGCGACGCCGGCGTGCGGTCGGCCCACCTCGTCGGCCACGGCCTCGGCGGGGCCGTCGCGCTCGCGTACGCCGGCGCACACAACCGCGCGCGGAGTCTCGCGCTCGTCACGACGCCCGCCTCCGGCGAGGTGGTCGACACGGACGCTCTCGGGCAGCTTTTCGGCGAGTCGTGGCCCGAGGTCGCCTTCTCGAACGCCTACGTCGGGGTCGCCCCGCGCGACGAGATAGCGGGGTGGCGCGAACTGGACGACGCCGGCCCCGAGGCCCGCGAGCGGCTGTTCGCCGCCTACCGCGATTTCGACCCCGGCGCGCTGTACGAGTACACGACGCCCGCGCTCGTGTTGGGCGCGATGGAGTCGCCGGTCGTTCCGGAAGCCGCGTGCGAGACGCTCGCCACCGGCCTGCCGCGCGCCGAGTACGAGCAGGTGGAGGGCCGCCACCTCGCGCACCTCGAGCACAGCCGCGCGGTGAACGACCGCCTGCTCGCCTTCCTCGACGGAGCCTGA
- a CDS encoding class I SAM-dependent methyltransferase encodes MSVREEFDAWAADGRDKGMEERHWHTAKHALARMPVEAGDTVLDLGTGSGYALRALADTKGIGRGYGLDGAPEMARNAREYTTGSDHDGIGFVVGDFGALPFADDAVDHVFTMEAFYYSDDPHETLREVARVLRPGGTFYCAVNYYEENVHSHDWQENISVEMTRWSAPEYREAFRDAGLRVAGQDTIADEDIEIPPAAAFPTDSWETREAMVERYRTYGTLLTVGVAP; translated from the coding sequence ATGAGCGTTCGCGAGGAGTTCGACGCGTGGGCGGCCGACGGCCGCGACAAGGGGATGGAGGAGCGCCACTGGCACACCGCCAAGCACGCGCTCGCGCGGATGCCGGTCGAGGCGGGCGACACCGTCCTCGACCTGGGCACCGGGAGCGGCTACGCACTGCGCGCCCTCGCCGACACGAAGGGCATCGGGCGCGGCTACGGTCTCGACGGCGCGCCGGAGATGGCGCGCAACGCCCGCGAGTACACCACCGGGAGCGACCACGACGGAATCGGCTTCGTCGTCGGTGACTTCGGCGCGCTCCCCTTCGCCGACGACGCCGTGGACCACGTGTTCACGATGGAGGCGTTCTACTACAGCGACGACCCCCACGAGACGCTCCGGGAGGTGGCGCGCGTGCTCCGACCCGGCGGGACGTTCTACTGCGCCGTGAACTACTACGAGGAGAACGTCCACTCCCACGACTGGCAGGAGAACATCTCGGTCGAGATGACGCGCTGGTCGGCCCCCGAGTACCGCGAGGCGTTCCGCGATGCCGGCCTCCGCGTCGCCGGGCAGGACACCATTGCCGACGAGGATATCGAGATCCCGCCCGCCGCGGCGTTCCCAACCGACTCGTGGGAGACGCGCGAGGCGATGGTCGAGCGGTACCGGACCTACGGCACCCTGCTCACCGTCGGCGTCGCGCCCTGA
- a CDS encoding DUF1684 domain-containing protein, with product MSTTDDFDAEAWRAELEGYRDRKDEFFANERQSPIPADQRDAFDGLTYFDPDPAYRVEADVTPVESDETVVMETTVDTEQEYERVVELGFDVNGETATLVGYTGVGEDRDSLFVPFRDKTTGQQTYGAGRYMEFEVEGDVTEAETVTLDFNLAYHPFCAYNDAFACPLPPEENWLDVAVEAGERLPEV from the coding sequence ATGAGCACGACGGACGACTTCGACGCGGAAGCGTGGCGCGCCGAGTTGGAGGGGTACCGCGACCGGAAGGACGAGTTCTTCGCGAACGAACGCCAGTCGCCGATTCCGGCCGACCAGCGCGACGCGTTCGACGGCCTGACCTACTTCGACCCGGACCCGGCCTACCGCGTCGAGGCCGACGTGACGCCCGTGGAGAGCGACGAGACGGTCGTCATGGAGACGACCGTCGATACCGAACAGGAGTACGAGCGCGTGGTCGAACTCGGCTTCGACGTAAACGGCGAGACGGCGACGCTCGTCGGCTACACCGGCGTCGGCGAGGACCGCGACTCGCTGTTCGTCCCGTTCCGGGACAAGACGACCGGCCAGCAGACGTACGGCGCGGGCCGGTACATGGAGTTCGAGGTGGAGGGCGACGTGACGGAGGCGGAGACGGTGACGCTGGACTTCAACCTCGCGTACCACCCGTTCTGTGCGTACAACGACGCGTTCGCCTGTCCGCTCCCGCCGGAGGAGAACTGGCTGGACGTGGCCGTCGAGGCGGGCGAGCGACTGCCGGAGGTCTGA
- a CDS encoding bactofilin family protein encodes MSRLTRIGAALLAVCVLLSVAVAPVAAESRVGDTVVVGAGETIDGDLDVFAGTVLIRGTVTGDLNGAAGSIVVSGTVEGGVNAAAGTVTVTESGTVGGDLAVGAGTLTVDGTVLGDVTAGAATVALGPDARIAGDLRYDPDADLVGDRGAVEGSLVADDSLGFDAGPVVPPVVFDIYGLLVGLVVGAVLLYGAPGFSGRVTDLALDSPLRAGGVGLLAVVAAPVVFLLLLVTIVGIPLALVGAVVFGLFAWVGSLYGRLVVGTWLARALDREDSRVVVLFAGFLAVFVAVQVPVVGWLVSALVALLGLGALALALYGARRKGDDTYTPAIRPVA; translated from the coding sequence ATGAGTCGTCTCACCCGCATCGGGGCCGCGCTGCTCGCGGTCTGTGTCCTGTTGTCAGTCGCGGTCGCGCCCGTGGCGGCCGAGAGCCGCGTCGGCGACACCGTCGTCGTCGGCGCCGGCGAGACGATCGACGGCGACCTCGACGTGTTCGCCGGCACGGTCCTGATACGCGGCACCGTCACCGGCGACCTGAACGGCGCCGCGGGTAGCATCGTCGTCTCCGGCACGGTCGAGGGCGGCGTCAACGCCGCCGCCGGCACCGTCACCGTGACCGAGTCCGGCACCGTCGGCGGCGACCTCGCGGTCGGCGCGGGCACCCTCACCGTCGACGGGACCGTCCTCGGCGACGTGACCGCGGGCGCGGCGACCGTCGCGCTCGGGCCGGACGCGCGCATCGCGGGCGACCTGCGCTACGACCCGGACGCCGACCTCGTCGGCGACCGCGGCGCGGTCGAGGGGTCGCTCGTCGCGGACGACTCGCTCGGCTTCGACGCCGGCCCGGTCGTCCCGCCGGTCGTCTTCGATATCTACGGCCTGCTCGTCGGCCTCGTCGTCGGCGCGGTGCTGCTGTACGGCGCGCCCGGCTTCAGCGGCCGCGTCACCGACCTCGCGCTCGACAGCCCCCTGCGCGCGGGCGGCGTCGGCCTGCTCGCCGTCGTCGCGGCCCCGGTCGTCTTCCTGCTGCTGCTCGTGACGATAGTCGGCATTCCCCTGGCGCTCGTCGGCGCGGTCGTCTTCGGCCTGTTCGCGTGGGTCGGGTCGCTGTACGGCCGCCTCGTCGTCGGGACGTGGCTCGCCCGCGCGCTCGACCGCGAGGACTCCAGGGTCGTCGTGCTGTTCGCCGGCTTCCTCGCCGTCTTCGTCGCCGTCCAGGTCCCCGTCGTGGGCTGGCTCGTGAGCGCGCTCGTCGCGCTGCTCGGCCTCGGCGCGCTGGCGCTCGCGCTGTACGGCGCGCGCCGCAAGGGCGACGACACCTACACGCCCGCCATCCGGCCGGTCGCCTGA
- a CDS encoding aminotransferase class V-fold PLP-dependent enzyme: MDPATLRDDIPAIADGSVYLNTGASGPAPTRVLDAADAAQRAHETEAHRGNPYPDAWDAYDESRAAIAGLLGAAPDEVALTNSTADGISRVANAVDWERGDTVVRTDLEHPAGVLPFERLAPDGVTTRVVPAPEGRLDREAYADAVADARFVVLSSLSWLHGTRLPVREAVETAHDAGAFVLVDAVQSVGHHPVDVHEWGADAVAAAGHKWLLGVWGAGFLHVAPDALDALEPRHVGYRSVPKGAESVEYHPTAARFEVGTQSLAPHAALREAIEIREELGAGVVTDRIDALAGRLAEGLGDRLAFPGPPESGLVTFDDPAPEETVERLADEGIHVRTVPGDRVRASVHVFNTEGDVDALLAAL; this comes from the coding sequence ATGGACCCGGCCACGCTTCGCGACGACATCCCCGCTATCGCGGACGGCAGCGTCTACCTGAACACAGGGGCCAGCGGCCCCGCGCCGACGCGTGTCCTCGACGCGGCCGACGCCGCCCAGCGCGCCCACGAGACCGAGGCCCACCGCGGCAACCCCTACCCCGACGCGTGGGACGCCTACGACGAGTCGCGCGCCGCGATCGCCGGCCTGCTCGGGGCCGCCCCCGACGAGGTCGCGCTCACCAACTCCACGGCGGACGGCATCTCCCGCGTCGCCAACGCCGTCGACTGGGAGCGCGGGGACACCGTCGTCCGCACCGACCTCGAACACCCGGCCGGCGTGCTCCCGTTCGAGCGCCTCGCCCCCGACGGCGTGACCACCCGCGTCGTCCCCGCGCCCGAGGGCCGCCTCGACCGGGAGGCGTACGCCGACGCCGTCGCGGACGCGCGGTTCGTCGTCCTCTCCTCGCTGTCGTGGCTCCACGGGACGCGGCTCCCCGTGCGCGAGGCCGTCGAGACGGCCCACGACGCGGGCGCGTTCGTCCTCGTGGACGCCGTCCAGTCCGTCGGCCACCACCCGGTCGACGTGCACGAGTGGGGGGCGGACGCCGTCGCCGCCGCCGGCCACAAGTGGCTGCTCGGGGTGTGGGGGGCGGGCTTCCTCCACGTCGCGCCCGACGCCCTCGACGCGCTCGAACCCCGCCACGTCGGCTACCGCTCCGTCCCCAAGGGCGCGGAGTCGGTCGAGTACCACCCCACCGCCGCGCGCTTCGAGGTCGGTACACAGTCGCTCGCGCCCCACGCGGCGCTGCGCGAGGCCATCGAAATCCGGGAGGAACTCGGAGCGGGGGTCGTCACCGACCGCATCGACGCGCTCGCGGGGCGACTGGCCGAGGGCCTCGGCGACCGCCTCGCCTTCCCCGGCCCGCCGGAGTCGGGGCTGGTGACGTTCGACGACCCCGCCCCCGAGGAGACGGTCGAGCGACTCGCGGACGAGGGTATCCACGTCAGAACCGTCCCCGGCGACCGGGTCCGCGCCTCCGTCCACGTCTTCAACACCGAGGGCGACGTGGACGCGCTGCTCGCCGCGCTCTAG
- a CDS encoding NUDIX domain-containing protein, giving the protein MENTLSEFGYVVNVDCAVVRDGEYLLIRRADGEDHAAGLLGLPGGKLEAPPVESDVLERTARRDLREEVGVAVGDVTLLAGSTFETDAGTPCLNVLAVCEHESGAGEVRAPEEVAAVEWCSASALADREDVPGFTREDVECVEAFRAGNRAEN; this is encoded by the coding sequence ATGGAGAACACGCTCTCGGAGTTCGGCTACGTCGTCAACGTGGACTGCGCCGTCGTCCGCGACGGCGAGTACCTGCTGATACGGCGTGCCGACGGCGAGGACCACGCGGCCGGCCTGCTCGGACTCCCCGGCGGGAAACTGGAGGCGCCGCCCGTCGAGTCGGACGTCCTCGAACGCACCGCGCGCCGCGACCTCCGCGAGGAGGTCGGCGTCGCGGTCGGCGACGTGACGCTCCTCGCGGGGTCGACGTTCGAGACGGACGCCGGCACGCCGTGTCTCAACGTCCTCGCCGTCTGCGAACACGAGTCCGGGGCGGGCGAGGTCCGCGCGCCCGAGGAAGTCGCGGCCGTCGAGTGGTGTTCGGCATCCGCCCTCGCCGACCGCGAGGACGTGCCCGGGTTCACCCGCGAGGACGTCGAGTGCGTCGAGGCGTTCCGGGCGGGGAACCGAGCGGAGAACTGA